One window of Akkermansia biwaensis genomic DNA carries:
- a CDS encoding polymer-forming cytoskeletal protein, whose translation MNTPFHPVPRICPRPSGKIRQPSPAPPWTLPAATGSSHAPSRNVECFACRRRTAVPVTAVSARCSHCSAYIKLDDITLHSRTHRTKVQTCGCVTVQANADLKGLHIECRDLILNGKASGDLLCSGVCKIKADQHISGTLRARRLTVEKKTAVLVTGGVHVENAWIQGTLEGALTAEGTVTIHRHAKFLGDITARRLVIEEGGIHQGSLTRLS comes from the coding sequence ATGAACACTCCTTTCCACCCCGTGCCCCGGATCTGCCCCCGGCCCTCCGGAAAAATCCGCCAGCCAAGCCCCGCCCCGCCCTGGACGCTCCCGGCGGCAACGGGCAGCAGCCACGCTCCTTCCCGGAACGTGGAATGTTTTGCCTGCCGACGGCGTACCGCCGTTCCCGTTACCGCCGTCTCCGCCAGGTGCAGCCACTGCTCCGCCTATATCAAGCTGGACGACATTACCCTGCACAGCAGGACGCACCGGACCAAGGTACAGACCTGCGGCTGCGTGACCGTGCAGGCGAATGCCGACCTGAAAGGGCTGCATATTGAATGCCGGGATTTGATCCTGAATGGAAAAGCCTCCGGGGACCTGCTGTGCAGCGGCGTCTGCAAAATCAAGGCGGACCAGCATATTTCCGGGACCTTGCGCGCCCGCAGGCTAACCGTGGAAAAAAAGACGGCCGTACTGGTCACGGGCGGCGTGCATGTGGAAAACGCCTGGATACAGGGGACCCTGGAAGGCGCCCTCACGGCGGAAGGTACTGTCACCATCCACCGGCATGCCAAATTTCTTGGTGACATTACGGCGCGCCGCCTTGTCATTGAAGAAGGGGGAATCCACCAGGGCTCCCTCACCAGACTGTCCTGA
- a CDS encoding excinuclease ABC subunit UvrA has protein sequence MNLPISIRGARQHNLQNLNLDLPSGKLIAFSGPSGSGKSSLAFDTLFAESRRRFLDCLSARARQGIEQPDKPDVDSITGLPPALSLEQSARHQHPRTLLGSITEILDYLRILYAAAGRPHDPETGKELVRQTPDQIADALASLPEQTRLVLTAPAEALLAQDPAATLGDFQRQGFLRIYWNGEVRDIEELGVPDAPAPDAALVIDRIIIRGESSSSRLADSLQTALRINPDEVRAVITRPEEEPAVQAFHTRYRNPETGYLLPQLTPRHFSFNSPLGACPACHGTGLNKQENGPCPECRGQRLSPLALAVTMHTPDHAYNLAELTALPLEDMVGETKRLEIPAALAPALNPVMEEINKRTHFLNELGLSYLSLDRQANTLSGGELQRARLASQLGGGLSGVLYILDEPTTGLHPSDTDRLLRALQTLRNLGNTVLAVEHDEQILRAADHLVDMGPGSGARGGHILAQGSLQDIMANAESPTGTWFSGTRQMPAPPRRAAPSGQLVLTHANRHNLNNITLRLPLGTLTCISGPSGSGKSTLVRDCLIPALKKDLSGKKGVPRLVQGSERLSRLVVIDQSPIGKSPRSTPATATGLLNILRPLYAQLPLSKQRGYTAARFSTNVRGGRCERCLGTGMIEVDMNFLGNVTMPCDACQGQCYNRETLEVTWKGKSIAQALALTVDEAAEFFATLPKAAAILKSMKDVGLGYLNLDRRADTLSGGESQRIKIASELAKAPAWKLAEDDKCALFILDEPTGGLHFNEVELLLKALFRLRDAGHTVLCVEHHRDLLNAADHLIDMGPGAGRHGGNIVAEGAPSAVAAIPEAPTSRWLNPA, from the coding sequence ATGAATCTTCCCATTTCCATCCGCGGCGCCCGCCAGCACAACCTGCAGAATCTGAACCTGGACCTGCCTTCCGGCAAGCTGATCGCCTTCAGCGGTCCTTCCGGCTCCGGCAAGTCCTCCCTGGCGTTCGACACGCTTTTTGCCGAATCCCGCAGACGCTTTCTGGACTGCCTGTCCGCCAGGGCCAGACAGGGAATCGAACAGCCGGACAAGCCGGACGTGGACAGTATCACGGGACTTCCCCCCGCTCTTTCCCTGGAGCAGTCCGCCCGGCACCAGCATCCCCGGACCCTGCTGGGAAGCATCACGGAAATCCTGGATTACCTGCGCATCCTGTACGCGGCGGCCGGGCGCCCCCACGACCCGGAGACGGGAAAGGAACTGGTCCGGCAAACCCCGGACCAGATTGCGGACGCCCTGGCCTCCCTCCCCGAACAAACGCGCCTGGTACTGACGGCCCCCGCGGAAGCCCTGCTGGCCCAGGACCCCGCCGCCACGCTGGGCGACTTCCAGAGACAGGGCTTTCTGCGCATCTACTGGAACGGGGAAGTGCGGGATATCGAGGAACTGGGGGTTCCGGACGCTCCGGCGCCGGACGCGGCCCTGGTCATTGACCGCATCATTATCCGGGGGGAAAGCTCCTCTTCCCGCCTGGCGGACTCCCTGCAAACCGCACTCCGCATCAATCCGGACGAAGTAAGGGCCGTCATCACCAGGCCGGAAGAGGAACCCGCCGTCCAGGCCTTCCACACCCGCTACCGCAATCCGGAAACGGGATACCTGCTTCCCCAGCTCACGCCGCGCCATTTTTCCTTCAACTCCCCTCTGGGCGCCTGCCCCGCCTGCCACGGCACCGGGCTCAACAAACAGGAAAACGGTCCATGCCCGGAATGCCGCGGACAAAGGCTCTCCCCGCTGGCTCTGGCCGTTACCATGCACACGCCAGACCACGCCTACAATCTGGCGGAACTCACGGCGCTCCCGCTGGAGGACATGGTCGGAGAGACCAAACGGCTGGAAATTCCCGCAGCCCTGGCCCCCGCCTTGAATCCCGTGATGGAGGAAATCAACAAGCGCACCCACTTCCTGAATGAATTGGGGCTGTCCTACCTTTCCCTGGACCGCCAGGCAAACACGCTCTCCGGAGGAGAATTGCAGCGCGCACGGCTGGCTTCCCAATTGGGGGGCGGCCTCTCCGGCGTCCTGTACATCCTGGACGAACCCACGACGGGGCTGCACCCTTCCGACACGGACCGCCTGCTGCGGGCGCTCCAAACGCTGCGCAACCTGGGCAATACGGTGCTTGCCGTGGAGCACGACGAACAAATTCTGCGCGCGGCGGACCACCTGGTGGACATGGGCCCGGGCTCCGGAGCCAGAGGCGGCCATATCCTGGCGCAGGGTTCCCTTCAGGACATCATGGCAAACGCCGAGAGCCCCACCGGGACATGGTTTTCCGGAACGCGGCAAATGCCAGCACCACCACGCAGGGCAGCCCCCAGCGGCCAGCTCGTTTTGACACATGCGAACAGGCACAACCTGAACAATATCACTCTGCGTCTTCCGCTGGGCACCCTCACCTGCATTTCCGGGCCGTCCGGGTCCGGCAAATCCACCCTGGTGCGGGACTGCCTCATTCCCGCGCTTAAAAAGGATTTAAGCGGGAAAAAGGGAGTCCCCCGCCTCGTACAGGGATCGGAACGTCTCAGCCGCCTGGTCGTCATCGACCAGTCTCCCATCGGCAAATCCCCGCGCTCCACGCCGGCCACCGCCACGGGACTGCTCAATATATTGCGGCCCCTTTACGCCCAACTGCCCCTCTCCAAGCAGCGGGGCTACACGGCGGCGCGCTTCTCCACCAATGTCCGCGGCGGCCGCTGCGAACGGTGCCTGGGAACCGGCATGATAGAAGTGGACATGAATTTTCTGGGCAACGTAACGATGCCCTGCGACGCCTGCCAGGGCCAATGCTACAACCGCGAAACACTGGAAGTAACATGGAAGGGAAAATCCATCGCCCAGGCGCTGGCCCTTACCGTGGATGAAGCGGCGGAATTCTTCGCCACGCTGCCCAAGGCCGCAGCCATTCTGAAAAGCATGAAAGACGTGGGGCTGGGCTACCTCAACCTCGACCGCCGGGCGGACACCCTTTCCGGCGGGGAATCCCAACGCATCAAAATAGCCTCGGAGCTCGCCAAGGCGCCGGCCTGGAAACTGGCGGAAGATGACAAGTGCGCCCTGTTCATTCTGGACGAACCCACGGGGGGGCTGCACTTTAATGAAGTGGAACTTCTCCTGAAGGCCCTTTTCCGGCTGAGGGACGCCGGACACACCGTCCTGTGCGTGGAGCACCACCGGGACCTGTTGAATGCGGCGGACCATCTCATCGACATGGGACCGGGCGCCGGAAGGCACGGCGGAAACATCGTCGCGGAAGGGGCACCCTCCGCCGTGGCGGCCATTCCGGAGGCGCCCACGTCCCGCTGGCTGAATCCTGCTTAA
- a CDS encoding bactofilin family protein, giving the protein MFGSFTTVPAPKGNKNAEPSPSWMDIAKGQDAPEPAAPPVSAPESYAPTTRVQQLTRNVLNSDVEVVGSLRFSDDLLIDGTVEGDISSEGVLSVGQNAVIRAEINTKSVIIHGKVIGNVTVTDRVELKSTAELVGDIQAASLAIEAGAIFIGHSTVGAPTVGATAQKPLPVSSFSPEPEAAAPASQSTLDIDAE; this is encoded by the coding sequence ATGTTTGGATCATTCACTACCGTCCCCGCCCCCAAGGGCAACAAGAACGCGGAACCTTCCCCCAGCTGGATGGACATCGCCAAAGGGCAGGACGCTCCGGAACCGGCCGCGCCCCCCGTTTCCGCTCCCGAATCATACGCTCCCACCACCCGCGTCCAGCAATTGACACGCAACGTGCTGAATTCCGACGTGGAAGTCGTCGGCTCCCTGCGCTTCTCCGACGACCTGCTGATTGACGGTACGGTGGAAGGCGACATTTCTTCTGAAGGCGTCCTTTCCGTCGGCCAGAACGCCGTCATTCGCGCGGAAATCAATACCAAGTCCGTCATCATCCACGGCAAGGTCATCGGCAACGTCACCGTTACGGACCGCGTGGAACTGAAAAGCACGGCGGAACTTGTGGGCGACATTCAGGCCGCCTCCCTGGCGATTGAAGCGGGAGCCATCTTCATCGGCCATTCCACCGTAGGCGCCCCTACCGTAGGCGCTACCGCGCAGAAGCCGCTGCCCGTTTCCTCTTTCTCTCCGGAACCGGAAGCCGCCGCTCCGGCCAGCCAGAGTACGCTGGACATTGATGCGGAATAA